In Amia ocellicauda isolate fAmiCal2 chromosome 7, fAmiCal2.hap1, whole genome shotgun sequence, the genomic window gatcgTTCATCCTCTGTCTCAGAGCGGGACTAAAGACTCACAGCGTTGAGCTGGGCTGGGAGTGGGAGCTGCTCTGAAAGGCATGCCAGAGCCCCAATGTTTTCCATGGAAAGCTCTGTATGAATAGCATACTACACTACTATTCTATGTGGCtaaccccccccatcccccttcCCCCTTCCCTCCAAGTCCTGCAGTCCCCTGAGGTTTTGGAGAATGAGTTCtgcagggaggggaggggaggggagggggcagGGCTGGGGTTTCACTGAAACATGCACAGGGCTACAACAATAGCTCCTAAGGGAGGCCTGCAGAAGCTGTCAGGGCCAGTGGCTGCTGATGGCCAGAGGGGCTACGTGCTCTGCCCTGGGAGACCAGGCACAGCTCCTTTCTtgcattttttcagttttgtggTTTGGTAATATGATAGATTTCATGCTatgcctgctgctgctacaattactactattactactatggCTGCTGCTAATACAAATACTAGGACAGCCACTATCAGTGCAGTTCCTGTTACAATAGTCCTAGCTTCCCACTCCGGACTGACACTGGCCTGCAGGAGGAAACCTGATAGCTGGTAACATAGGGAGAAGAGGGCAATTAAACTTCATTAAAAGGCTCCTTAAAGTTGCCCCCTCACCTTCTCACCCTTCCTCAGTTTAAGGAGTTGGATTTTCCTCAAGGCATTCTGAGAAATACTGATCGTCCCtgttttgtgtgtcagtgtgtgttcatgtgcttctgtgtgtgttcatgtgcgTCTGTGTGCCAGGAAAGAGCAGGATATGGTGAGCCAGTGCTCCCTCAGCAGGACAGCGGTGCGTCTGGCCACTTCACTGTTCTTAATGAAAACACTGTGCAGTGAAAGAGCTGAGCGATTACTGTAAACTGAATTCAATAATATCTATCCAGCTGTCAATCTGCACAGGGACCATTTGACCTTCTATTATTGAAGCTTCTGTCATTTCAGGTAGAAACATGTAAGAAATTGGTCTCTCCCCCTTCTCTTTCCCTCCATAACTTGTCCCCCTATTTCTGCTTTACTCTTCTTCTGTCTTCCTCAATTTAATATTCCCCCACCCAGGTCTGTTGAAGATGCACTGGACCCCAGAGCACGCCCAGCCACTGACACAGTGGCCCGAGCAGCACCTGGACGTCTCCTCCACCACGTCGTCTCCGGCGCACAAGTCGGATCTGTACCCCAGCAGCCGGCAGCGCTACAACTACGCCTGGGCCAATGACGACATCTCCGCGCTGACCGCCTCCAACCTGCTGAAGCGCTATGCTGAGAAGTACTCCAGCGTGCTGGACTCGCCCTACGACCGCGCACCGGGGTCGGGCATCTACTCGGAGGGGGCGTTTGGGAGTCTGAACGGACAGAAGAGTGAAACGGAGCCCTGGTCCATGTCACATGGCCCCGAGGGGGGGTACTCACTAGGCCCCCCACCACCTCCTGGCCACGAGGTCCTGGGGGGCTCAAAGGGCACAGCCACGTCGGGAGGGCCCCCAGGCCCTGGCTCGGTGTCTATCGTGAACAGTAACCTCTCGGACCCTGGCTACAGCGGTGCGGGCTCTTGCAGTGGCCCCCCCACCCAGGAGTACCCCCCCACCTACAATGGCACCTACCTCTCCTCTGGGTACTGCACCCAGCCCGGCCCTCCTGGTCTGCTGCAGACCACCACCAGCCTTGTGCCCAGCTACACCCCCCCTGGATCTGTCTACAACTACCCTCCTAGCAGCTACCCCCCTCAGCCTGGCTATGCCACTGTGCACCCCCCTACTCCTTACCTGCCCTCGGGCCTGGCTGCTCCCACTCCCCTGCCTCCACGGCCGACTGTGATGGGTGGCAGCTATGGGTACCAGGGGCACGGGGGGCTGGAGCCAAACTCATTAAAGAGAAAGGCATTTGAGATGGggggggtggaggaggaggagggggaagaGGCGCGATACCGTAAATATGGCTACGATCCCACCAAGCCTGGCAGCTCCCCCTACAGCGCAGACAAAGAGTGCCGTGGCAACGGCTTTGCAGGTACAGACCCGCCGGGCGCCGGGTACAAGCCAGGCAAACCCCCTGCACAGCCTGGCCTGGGGGGCGATGAGGGGGACAAATACGGTGGGCTGAAGCCTCTGGTGTCGCCACCCTACAGCGGCGGGGGAGAGGCAGGGCTGCGTGCAGAGTACAGCCCCCCAGTGGGCCTGGCTGGGGAGAACGGCGGAGGGGAGCATGGTTTTGCCCCCTCCCGTGTGGCAGTGAAGCTGCCGGCCCCACCCGTGCAGTCAGAGGAGTTACTGAAGACGGCCGAGCCCCGACTGCTGGAGCTGGTGAGTGGGGAGGTGCTGCAGCGCGTACCGGCGCTGGGCTGGGGGGAGCTGGTCTGCCACGGTGCACTCAAGGCCGCACTGGAGGAGGAACTGCTGTGGCCCGCATTGCGCCCCAGCCCTACCAGTCGCCCGCCCAGAACTCTGCTGTTCTTCGGCCCTCGGGGGGGCGGCAAGCCCACACTGGCACGCTGCCTGGCTGCCCAGCTGGGCGCGGCATTCTTCCGGCTCAGTGGCGCGGTTTTGGCCTCACAGTGGAAGGGCGATGCCGAGCAGATCCTGCGCACCACCTTCCTGCTGGCTGGGGCACGGCAGCCCTCACTGGTGTTCGTGGACGAGCTGGAGGCACTGAGCCCCGAAGATGGGCTGTGGGCGCAGCTACTGTCCTGCCTGgacacagcacagcagggcGGGGCGGGCGCTGTGCTGGTGGTAGGAGCCACAAGGCGGCCTGATGCGCTGGAGGAGGCGGCACACAGACGCTTCTCCAAACGCTACTACGTCGGGCTGCCAGATGCAGCCGGGCGCAGGCAGATCCTGCTGCAAGCGCTGGGCCAGCAGGGGGCATGCCTGAGCGAGCGAGAGCTGGGCTGCCTGCTCCAGCGCAGTGAGGGCTTCTCCACCCACGAGGTGCTGCAGCTCTGCCAGCAGGCTGCCGCCTCGGCCAGCGCCAGCGCCCCCCCCACGCCCCTGCAtagcctgcctgccctgcccCTCTCCTTCAAGGACTTCGAGAATGCCTTCTGCAAAGTGCGGCCCCACGCCACGCCCAAAGAGCTGGACACCTGCATGGAGTGGAGCAAGGTGTACAGCCACTGATACACCCGCCGGACAGCATGGGGCCAGGGGGCGATGTGGCGAACTGTTGGCTCCCTCCCAAACATCTTGTTTCTTTCACTGTTGAGATGCTGTCTGGGTGTTTATTTTAGGTTTTTCCCCAAGTACTTATTTTACAGCCAAAAAGGGGGGTGGGGTTAGATTTAATTTCATGttatattattgtttgttttacctGGTGAACGTGCCATCATGTGCTGTTTTCAtagttttctttatatattgtgtgtgtgtgtgtgtatatatatatatatatatatatatataaatatatataaatatatatacacacatatatatgtgcatatatacacatatgtaaaaaaaaaaaaaacatatatatattatgtttttcaatCCCCAAAGAGCCAAATGAATAAACCTTTCTTGAGGCGAGGGTCGGGGGTGTGGTGAAATGGGCAGTCTTAATGATGTCATGTAGATTGCTACTCTCAGGTTCCTATTTATTATCAGTCTGCACCCGTGGCGTTGTTCTgtgctggttttgttttgttttctgttttttattttattgtttcacTGGCCTGGTGGTATGTTAAGGGCTTGGGATTGCAAGATAACCTTCAGAAAGACAAAAGACTAATCTAGACCAAAAATAAGCAGCAATGTCAGTGTGCATCAATCCCAGATCACGACTGAACCCCTGCTGCAGAGCACAGCCTTACAGCACATTGATCCTGCTGTGCTCAGTTCCCAGCACTACCCAATCTAAACTGAGGTACAGATTTGCAAACAAAGCAAGAGTACCTGACACAATGTTCTGAGTTTGGCACTGCTGCAAGAATTGAGTAAAGAAGGGCATATTTACCAGGCTCTGATCTCTGTTCTCACATTGGCAGTTTTGCCACAGCTTTCCGACAGAATCAGAGAGCCCTGCCACACAGGAACAGGCCAGAATCCTCAACAATGAAGGGAATGGTAGCAGAGTCGCCCCCTGCAGGAAAGCTGTGAAAAGCGATGCAGGTACATGTCAGTGCAGCGCAGTGTTCTGGATACCTGCTGTCTGTCTAATCAGCTCGACCCATATGTGAATAGGCGGCTTCAGTCTCTGacacactggctttgaaagGGGGGTTTGTCAACAGCCCTTGGGCTTGCTTTATTTA contains:
- the fignl2 gene encoding fidgetin-like protein 2, translated to MLSPVVPYSLLKMHWTPEHAQPLTQWPEQHLDVSSTTSSPAHKSDLYPSSRQRYNYAWANDDISALTASNLLKRYAEKYSSVLDSPYDRAPGSGIYSEGAFGSLNGQKSETEPWSMSHGPEGGYSLGPPPPPGHEVLGGSKGTATSGGPPGPGSVSIVNSNLSDPGYSGAGSCSGPPTQEYPPTYNGTYLSSGYCTQPGPPGLLQTTTSLVPSYTPPGSVYNYPPSSYPPQPGYATVHPPTPYLPSGLAAPTPLPPRPTVMGGSYGYQGHGGLEPNSLKRKAFEMGGVEEEEGEEARYRKYGYDPTKPGSSPYSADKECRGNGFAGTDPPGAGYKPGKPPAQPGLGGDEGDKYGGLKPLVSPPYSGGGEAGLRAEYSPPVGLAGENGGGEHGFAPSRVAVKLPAPPVQSEELLKTAEPRLLELVSGEVLQRVPALGWGELVCHGALKAALEEELLWPALRPSPTSRPPRTLLFFGPRGGGKPTLARCLAAQLGAAFFRLSGAVLASQWKGDAEQILRTTFLLAGARQPSLVFVDELEALSPEDGLWAQLLSCLDTAQQGGAGAVLVVGATRRPDALEEAAHRRFSKRYYVGLPDAAGRRQILLQALGQQGACLSERELGCLLQRSEGFSTHEVLQLCQQAAASASASAPPTPLHSLPALPLSFKDFENAFCKVRPHATPKELDTCMEWSKVYSH